Proteins from a genomic interval of Aspergillus flavus chromosome 7, complete sequence:
- a CDS encoding surface antigen-domain-containing protein produces MSSPLSTEDGDIFERLQQRADPKVLEEQQQAVNERIHAIYRKAQNRLGELIDQNSTLPCAISSVQILNAHHTRRGFLERIFNPLLSSNQKRPYTLSEALREVSARADKLSRFDIFQQPVSVYLDKSPEGDPQTGLPTLDVYVSVKEKSRVLLKTGTDLGNTEGSAYGNLLWRNVFGGAENLNLNASLGTRTRSAYQATFETPILSDPDFRLEIGGIASSTQKAWASHEEALKGGWSKIRWMSQSGHRHEVGYNGFWRQMTGLAENASPTVRADAGDSVKSSIFHSWSKDRRDNGLLPSRGYYAKAFNELAGWGPLKGDVSFWKSEIEAQNAIPIPVPGIEGNSGISFTTGFRAGLLYPLGMDADHRPQPSRTNDRFLVGGPTDVRGFRLCGLGPHDGADAVGGDVYAAGSANLLLPLPRVGAEKPLRLQAFVNGGRLLPLRTAQKSTPTTGSEVKDAMVSTISELGNGVPSIAAGVGLVYAHPAARFELNFSLPLVLRKGEEGRKGLQLGIDNLCLHHSAPMAQYYPQQQPYGSQPSAQNLQFYPSSYGSVSGHTTPSQASYGGFSAGPNPAAQAYPIGGVGGGYGGFGSPATGVSGRMGEQGGLRTGWLAAFGTEGYEGEPPLLEELGVNFEHIRTKTLTVLNPFARIDQHLMDDSDLYGALLYIVLYGTFLLLSGKVFYGYIYGVAVFGTVALHLILSLMSPALDTSPTPNAADPANYDPHHKPSYSEASAAGHFSATLTFPRSASVLGYCFLPLVLTNLVGIMIPMDTMFGYLLTTAAVGWCTYSSSGMFCAVARMRGMRGLVAYPLALFYVVFGIMGIFSSRGSGTLAAKTGAN; encoded by the exons ATGTCTTCCCCACTTTCCACCGAAGATGGAGAC ATCTTCGAGCGTCTTCAACAGCGTGCTGACCCGAAAGTGCTCGAGGAGCAACAGCAGGCCGTGAATGAGCGAATACACGCAATCTACCGGAAGGCGCAGAACCGTCTTGGGGAATTG ATCGACCAAAATTCCACTCTCCCATGTGCCATTTCGTCTGTTCAAATCCTCAACGCACACCACACGCGCAGGGGCTTTCTTGAACGGATTTTCAACCCTCTCTTGAGTTCTAATCAGAAGAGGCCCTACACACTTTCTGAAGCTTTGCGGGAAGTCTCGGCACGTGCCGATAAATTAAGTAGATTCG ACATTTTTCAGCAGCCAGTGTCTGTGTACTTGGATAAATCGCCGGAAGGAGACCCACAAACGGGACTCCCAACTCTTGACGTGTATGTATCGGTCAAAGAAAAGTCTCGTGTTCTACTGAAGACCGGGACCGACCTCGGCAATACGGAGGGATCCGCATATGGCAATCTTCTCTGGCGGAATGTGTTTGGCGGTGCCGAAAATCTAAATTTGAACGCTTCACTGGGAACTAGGACAAGGTCTGCCTACCAAGCGACATTTGAGACCCCTATTCTAAGTGACCCGGATTTCCGTTTGGAAATTGGCGGAATCGCTAGCTCTACTCAAAAGGCTTGGGCTAGTCACGAAGAGGCCTTGAAAGGTGGCTGGAGCAAGATCCGCTGGATGAGCCAGTCCGGCCATCGTCATGAAGTTGGGTATAATGGTTTCTGGCGGCAGATGACTGGCCTGGCGGAGAACGCATCCCCAACAGTCCGAGCAGACGCAGGTGATAGTGTGAAAAGTAGCATCTTTCATTCCTGGTCCAAAGACCGTAGGGACAATGGGCTTCTTCCATCTCGTGGCTACTATGCGAAGGCTTTCAATGAGCTAGCCGGTTGGGGTCCGCTAAAGGGAGATGTATCTTTTTGGAAATCCGAAATTGAAGCACAAAATGCAATTCCAATTCCTGTGCCGGGTATCGAAGGCAACAGTGGTATCAGCTTTACCACTGGATTCCGTGCAGGTCTCCTTTACCCCCTTGGAATGGATGCCGACCACAGACCCCAGCCCTCGCGTACTAATGACCGCTTCCTTGTTGGAGGCCCTACGGATGTTCGTGGTTTCCGCCTCTGCGGCCTTGGCCCTCACGATGGAGCTGATGCTGTTGGGGGAGACGTATATGCTGCAGGAAGTGCAAACTTGCTACTTCCACTCCCCCGGGTTGGTGCGGAAAAGCCCTTGCGACTCCAGGCGTTTGTAAATGGTGGTCGTCTGTTGCCTCTGCGTACCGCACAGAAGAGCACACCTACTACAGGCTCAGAAGTGAAGGATGCCATGGTTTCTACAATTTCTGAGTTGGGTAATGGAGTGCCTAGTATCGCGGCAGGAGTTGGACTCGTGTACGCCCATCCAGCTGCTAGGTTCGAGCTGAACTTCTCTTTACCACTGGTGCTAAGgaaaggcgaagaaggccgaaAAGGTTTGCAGCTTGGAATCG ACAACTTGTGCTTGCATCACTCGGCCCCAATGGCCCAGTACTACCCGCAACAACAGCCCTACGGATCCCAACCTTCTGCACAGAACCTTCAGTTCTATCCTTCTTCCTACGGTTCTGTGTCTGGTCATACGACTCCCTCTCAAGCTTCCTATGGTGGATTTAGTGCAGGCCCTAACCCGGCCGCTCAGGCGTATCCCATTGGaggggttggtggtggatatGGCGGCTTTGGTTCTCCAGCCACTGGCGTAAGTGGGCGGATGGGAGAACAGGGCGGATTGAGGACTGGGTGGCTTGCTGCATTTGGTACAGAGGGATATGAGGGGGAGCCGCCgttgctggaggagctgggggTGAATTTCGAACATATCAGGACTAAG ACTTTGACAGTGCTCAACCCTTTCGCTCGGATCGACCAGCATCTCATGGATGACAGCGATCTCTATGGAGCACTGCTTTACATCGTCCTCTACGGaaccttcctcctcctttctgGTAAAGTCTTTTATGGCTATATCTACGGCGTTGCAGTTTTCGGCACCGTAGCTTTACATTTGATTCTTAGTCTTATGTCTCCGGCCCTCGATACCTCCCCAACGCCGAATGCTGCGGACCCGGCCAACTACGATCCTCACCACAAACCTTCGTATTCCGAGGCCTCGGCTGCCGGTCATTTCTCGGCTACATTGACATTCCCTCGCTCTGCTAGTGTTTTGGGCTACTGTTTCCTACCGCTTGTGCTCACTAACCTCGTCGGGATAATGATCCCTATGGACACTATGTTCGGTTACCTGTTGACGAC
- a CDS encoding ubiquitin-protein ligase (ubiquitin-conjugating enzyme E2 6): MATKAAFKRLTREYQNIQKNPPPYIIAHPSESNILEWHYILTGPPGTPYENGQYWGTLMFPPEYPFAPPAIRMHTPSGRFQPSARLCLSISDFHPKSFNPAWEVSTILIGLLSFMTSEEMTTGSVSASEAERRVLAARSRWWNSTGGGSHVISTPGVTPTAKGINNVKAGDGGLKFRAEWPELDQENWKWMRDNHIDTKTGQLIPDPNAAAATKCSPETSALRRRPNGSAHGLGAVVEGGHVAREAGQSWVRRNRVWVGLALLFGYALVARLLNDVQG; encoded by the exons ATGGCGACGAAAGCAGCCTTCAAACGG CTTACTCGTGAATACCAGAACATACAAAAGAACCCACCGCCCTATATAATTGCTCATCCATCGGAGTCCAACATTCTTGA ATGGCATTACATCCTCACTGGGCCCCCTGGGACACCGTACGAGAATGGACAGTACTGGGGTACCTTGATGTTTCCTCCAGAGTACCCGTTTGCTCCACCTGCCATCCGCATGCATACCCCAAGCGGCCGATTTCAACCATCTGCTCGATTATGTCTCAGCATCAGTGATTTTCACCCCAAGTCCTTCAACCCAGCTTGGGAGGTTTCGACGATTCTTATCGGACTACTCTCCTTTATGACTAGCGAAGAGATGACTACAGGTAGCGTCAGTGCGTCAGAAGCGGAACGAAGAGTGCTGGCTGCGCGATCGAGATGGTGGAACTCCACCGGTGGAGGTTCTCACGTCATTTCCACACCAGGAGTAACCCCTACAGCCAAGGGAATCAACAATGTGAAAGCAGGAGACGGTGGACTGAAGTTTCGCGCAGAATGGCCAGAGTTAGATCAAGAGAACTGGAAGTGGATGAGGGACAATCATATTGACACGAAGACTGGCCAACTCATACCTGACCCcaatgctgctgctgctacgAAATGTTCTCCAGAAACCAGTGCACTACGTAGGCGTCCGAACGGAAGCGCCCATGGCCTCGGGGCTGTGGTAGAAGGTGGTCACGTCGCACGAGAAGCGGGCCAAAGCTGGGTTCGACGGAATCGGGTTTGGGTTGGTCTCGCCTTATTATTTGGATACGCGCTTGTCGCGAGACTACTAAATGATGTTCAAGGTTAA